A region from the Hippopotamus amphibius kiboko isolate mHipAmp2 chromosome 15, mHipAmp2.hap2, whole genome shotgun sequence genome encodes:
- the LOC130837273 gene encoding olfactory receptor 2L5-like: MENYNQTSTDFILLGLFPPSRIGLFLFILIVLIFLMALFGNLSMILLIFLDIHLHTPMYFLLSQLSLIDLNYISTIVPKRASDFLFGNKSVSLIGCWIQSFLFLTLAGAEALLLACMAYDRYVAICFPLHYPIRISRRVCVLMIIGSWMMASINSCAHTTYAFFIPYCQSRAINHFFCDVPAMLTLAFMDTWIYEYAVFVSTILFLFFPFICIAFSYGRVLLAVYRMNSAEGKKKAYSTCSTHLTVVTLYYMPFAYNHLCPRNLRSPTKDKILAVFYTILTPMLNPVIYSLKNKEVMGALRRVIQRICSVKV; the protein is encoded by the coding sequence ATGGAAAATTATAATCAAACATCAACTGATTTCATCTTATTGGGGTTGTTCCCCCCTTCAAGAATtggcctgtttctttttattctcattgttctcattttcttaatggctCTATTTGGCAACCTCTCCATGATCCTTCTCATCTTTCTGGACATCCATCTTCACACGCCCATGTATTTTTTACTTAGTCAACTATCCCTAATTGACCTAAACTACATCTCTACCATTGTCCCCAAAAGGGCCTCcgattttctgtttggaaacaaGTCTGTCTCCTTGATCGGATGTTGGATTCAGAGCTTCCTTTTCTTGACTTTAGCAGGTGCAGAAGCACTGCTCTTGGCATGTATGGCTTACGATCGTTATGTGGCCATTTGCTTTCCTCTCCACTATCCCATCAGAATCAGCAGAAGAGTGTGTGTGTTGATGATAATAGGATCTTGGATGATGGCCTCTATCAACTCCTGTGCCCACACCACATATGCCTTCTTTATCCCTTATTGCCAATCCAGGGCCATCAATCATTTCTTCTGTGATGTCCCAGCCATGTTGACTCTGGCCTTCATGGACACCTGGATCTATGAGTACGCAGTGTTTGTGAGCACCATCCtctttctatttttccctttcatttgtaTTGCATTTTCCTATGGCCGTGTTCTCCTTGCTGTCTATCGCATGAACTcagcagaagggaagaagaaggCCTATTCAACCTGCAGCACCCACCTCACTGTGGTGACTCTCTACTATATGCCCTTTGCTTACAATCATCTATGCCCAAGAAATCTCAGATCTCCAACAAAAGACAAGATTCTGGCTGTCTTCTACACTATCCTGACCCCAATGCTCAACCCTGTTATCTATAGTCTGAAAAACAAGGAGGTGATGGGGGCTCTGAGAAGAGTAATTCAGAGAATCTGCTCTGTGAAAGTGTAG